In the Gorilla gorilla gorilla isolate KB3781 chromosome 1, NHGRI_mGorGor1-v2.1_pri, whole genome shotgun sequence genome, AACTCTCCctttccccccaccaaaaaaacccacaacttcCACTGGGTCACACTTTTCTTAATAAAGTACTCTAGATCTTTGGAATCAGGTTGACTGGAACCTATGGGTTGCTGAAGTTCCACAGGTACCAGGAAGAGCTGTTTTACAAGAGATTGAATGCTTTTCaattataacacagtatataGACGGGTGTTTGTTGATTTAGCAGGCATTTATTTGCACTTTAAGGGGACAAAGCCCATTGTGAGGCCTGTTGGGAGAGCTTAAAGACATAGAGGGCCCTTCCTGGAATTCCTTAAATAGTACCACCCAGGCACCAACCTACACCACTACATAAAAGCCTTGCCCAGGGGAAAATAGACAAGAAATGTGAAAACTCTTTATATCACTCTTGATGCATCACTTGTTCAGAGATAGTAATTGTTTGTTTCTCCTGACTCCTCCGGTTGTTCTTCTCACACAGGCACTGCTGGGAGACAGTGGCAGCCAGAACTGGAGCACTGGAACAACAGATAAATATGGGCGTCTGGACCTGGACCGAGAGCTCCAGAGAGCCAATTCTCATTTCATTGAGGAGCAGCAGGCACAGCAGCAGGTACCCCAAGGACCCCAGACTTAGGACGGGCCAGTGGGAAACAAGACACCCCCTTAGTTCCTTTGCCAGCCATGGGGTCTTGTGGCTTAGTGACAAGCAGGGTAAGCCAGAGCTTGTCCTGTGTTGATTGTGTTTAATAATTGCATATATAAAGGGTTTCAAAATCTTCACAGCATGACTGCTTCAAGAGAACCAagctcagccaggcatggtggctcgcacctttagtcctagctacagaggaggctgaggctggaggatccttgagcccaggagttcaaggctacagtgagcttcgatcatgccattgcattctagcctgggtgacagagcaagaccctttctctaaaaaaacaaagaaccaagCTCAGTTAGTTCTCTTAGAAAAAACAGACCTTTGTCCATCTCAGCAAAGACACTTTCAGAAagatctctcatttttttctttgaaaattattggttggtttctttttttttttttttttttttttgtgagacggagtctcgctctgtcacccaggctggagtgcagtggcaccatcttggctcacggcaacctccgcctcctgagttcaagcagttctcctgcctcagcctcctgagtagctgggactacaggtgcacgccaccacgcccagctaatttttattttgtattttagtagaggcggggtttcaccttgttgcccaggctggtgtcgaactcttgagctcaggcaatccgcctgactcggcctcccaaagtactaggattacaggcatgagccctgcgcccagcctattgGTTGGTTTTGTTATATGTAAAGTTGACTGCTTTTGTGTAGGTTAAGGGGTAGGAGGAAAATAAGGGGTAGGAGGAAAATGAAATTGATTATGTCTGTTGATGCCTTTGATGTGTAGCTGTATTAATAAAAGCAAGCTAATGATAATGTGTCTGGGGATTTGAGGAGCATGTACCCATTGAAACTATTGATtcttaaatattgtattttatgtatacatgtaGTTTATATGTTCTTTTGTTCTTTACATTAGTATGTCTGCTTAACCAGTTGTCTACTTAAATTGCTATTAAACccaggaaattttttttctatagaaagTGAGAAGAATGCAACACaactaaaagtaaatatttgtcaGTCAGTAGTTGTCCTTGAGGTAACTTATTGCCACAGGGCATCCTTTCGTTTGTCCttgaagagagaggaaagactGCATAGTTTCCCCACATCCAGAGGTTTGCCAGACTCTCTTGTATTAAAGCTGTGGCAGTCTGTTGTGGATTGAGACCTTGATCTTGGCAATGGGCTTCCTCCTCCCAAACATCCCCATGTCTCAGTGGTCATCTGCACGTGTGCTTTCAGCCATTGTCTGCTCCATTATTGGACGTCAGCCAACCAGAGTAAATCTCTCTTGGTGATTTCAAGCCCCGCTGACTGTTCACAAGTTGGATCAGCAGGAGATATCAGTAGCTTGACAATCCAGCCTTTTGAGCAGTGTGTTCTCAGAGGCAACGGTCTGGTCCTTTGATTTCTGGGCTTTGCTTCTGAATGTGAATTGTCCCAAGCTGGCAAAGAAACTAGCAGCTGCTAGAGTGCTGGGCTTGGAACCAGGTAAGATGGATTTTAATTGCTTATTTCCCATTTCTCTGGCACCAGTTGATCGTGGAACAGCAGGATGAGCAGTTGGAGCTGGTCTCTGGCAGCATCGGGGTGCTGAAGAACATGTCCCAGCGCATCGGAGGGGAGCTGGAGGAACAGGCAGTGTGAGTATTGAGACACCCCTCTCGCTGCAGTGAAATTGAGGGGCAGAGCCATCCTATGACACCCCTAAAAAGCCTGGCAGCTACGTGGCTGGTAAAATCAAAAGCTATTTTATTCATAGCtgcatttttattctgttttacagATTAGCCTCCCCAAAAGAAGCAATTCTACTTCGTAAATTTTACTACAGGCTTTAGGCgaagttgttattatttttaaacacctCCAAAAACAGACACAGATTTCTCTGAGCAGATACTCGAAGTATAGTTATGAATGGGAATATGAAACAGAGAAGCCTCTGTAACCTGTGGGAATTTTTGTTCCAGAGAGGATAGGACATGAGCTGACTTTATCATCCCATGACTCTCCCGCTAtattgaacagacactttttgcTTTGAATCTTAAATTATTGtaactttgttgttttttttttttaaaaacttacaaatTTAACGCCAGTTAACAAAAACTCTTtcctctcagaaaaataaataaaaacaaaacataacctCAGTTTGTTTTTCCTTATGAACAATCCCTTTTGCACCCAGAAGTTCGATGGCAAAAACTGCATTCTTAAATGCTGCCACATCATTTTGTAAatcttttgaaagagaaaaataaaaaaacagtccACCAGGATATTTCAGAAACTTTCCTGTCTCGATATTACGTTTATCATGACACATTGATTCATTATGAATTCTTAGTGGGCCCCTGTTCTACACCGGGCCTTCTAGAAGCCAAGGGATATAGAAGGGAACAGAGCAGACAAGACAACCCATCTCTGCCAAAGAGTTTGCCGCTTGCAGGGTAGAACGGATATTGGGTAAGTGGCGAGGGGTCATAAGGTGATGGCAGTGAAGTGGGAGGGCCCCTGTGATGGGGCCAGTGCATGCTGCCTGGAGAGCCCTGACTTAGCCCAAGGTCCCTGAGGAAGAGGGGTTTAACTGAAATCTGAAGGATGTGTGGATGCTAGCCAGGTGAGGTGAGAGTTGGTGTGGAGGCAGGTGGTGTGGGGTGTGTAGACCAGGAGGAAGAAAGTGCACCTGTGAAGATGGAGAGGTGCATACGTGCATGGAGCAGAGAGGTTCCATGTGTCTGGAGGCAGAGAACAAACCAGGGAAGGCCTTGTCAGCATGGTAAGGAGGTACGACTACTTATTCTCAGCATGATGAGAGACCAGTGGAGGTAAGGTTAGGAGTGATGGTGTGATCAGGTGTGATTTAGATGATGTGCTGCAGTGGAGTCAGGTAGGGAGACCAGGTAGGAAGCTGGAGTAGCCAGAATCTGTTTCATGTCTATCTAAaatgggtcctgaccctaaagtTCTGTTTGAGGAGGGGAAAGGACTGATGGCCTGAGCTTCTCTGTTGATGAGGCAGCCTGGCTGGGCAGTGGGTAATAGAGTCTGAGGGACTTCCAGTTAAAGATGGTGCATTGACACACCCCTACCTCCACTCCCTGTCCACAGCTCACTAGAACAATAGTAAAGGGGTTTGTTTTTAAGGGCATGAAaccgctgggcatggtggttcacacctgtagtcccaagtactaggaaaggaggctgaggtgggaggattgtttgagcccaggtgtttgaggctgcagtgagctatgatggcaccactgtactccagcctgggtgacagaggagaccctgtctctaaaaaaatagaaataacagatAAATGGGAAAAAGCATGGGATTTGGACTTAGACCTGTGCCATCCAGTATAAtagctactagccacatgtggctgttgagtAAGTGTTATGTGGccagtctgaattgagatgtgctccAGAGGTAAAATGCTtactggattttgaagacttcatatagaaaaatataaaatagcttattaataatttttatattacatgttgaaattataGTATTTTGGCTATATTAAACTAAATACAACagaattaatttcacctgtttcttttgaaatttttacaaacatggctactagaaaatgtaaaatggcatatgTGACTCATATTTTTGTTGGGTGGTACTGAGATAGATTTGGGCTAGCAACTTGGTTGGTGAGTGTCCATGGACTGAAGGTCGGATGATGTGCCTGATGATGTGCCTGTTTTGTCttcagtatgaaaagtcatacCTAGCGCAGAAAGGTAGCTCTTGCTTTTCAGAGTTTGGCCCTGCCTGGATAGGCCTGCCAGCTGCAGCGCCAAGATGCTGCCAGGATCTAAAATgagctaaatattttttaatttgaaaatttaggTAAGGGACAAAGACTTGTTTTAGTTGTCAACATGTATGTAACAGTTGATTTAATGAAGAGTTGGTTGCCCTGAATCCTGCAAGGCTGTCAGGTGTCTATTGTGGGCACAGATCAAGACCAGGAGTTTCTAACTGCCATTGATGCTGTCAGAGTTAATACAGCCTTTTTAGTAAGACTGTTAGTACTAATTGGCATATTACATTCTAGCCTCAGAATAATCATTTGCTAATCAAAAGTTGAAAAGTCTGGAATATTTAGTGACTTATGAAATAGGCACTGCTGAAATAGTATTTTGGGGTTTTCTTTCCCAGCTGCACATTGGACAGCAAATAGTGTAAGCCTGCTGGAGTCAGTTTTCCTAGTGGGAAATACTGGTTTATCTGTGAGGACAGATGGGGAAATgcacgtgtgcatgcacacacacactgtcacacACCCCATCAGGGATGTTAGTCCTGAGGCCTTCTGGGTTTATAACAAAGCACATAGTGCCTTATAGGAGGTTATTTTATTAAAGTACATTCCTTAACTCATATTGACATAAAGTGCTTTTGTTTATTACCTGGTTGTCACAAGAGCCCTGTGAGGGAAGTTGAGCTGATAGGATTgccctattttacaggtgaggaaacagtcCCAAAGAGTTATAGAGTATGTTGTCGAAGGTAGCAATGTAAACAAGTGGCAAAGCCTGGTTGTCTGCCTCAGATAGCATCGTTTCTACCACATTGCACTGCCACTGAGTTTGTGTTATTGTATAGACAGGTCCACACTGCCTTGTCTGCAGTTCTGAAATCTAGGAAGCTCTAAAGAAAtctcgtttttttgtttgtttttctttaaatttgcaGCAAGCTCATGTTACAGAAAAACCTTACCTGAACTGACTCCAACTGTGATTCCTCATAGTTTTCTCTGCAGAAATATTAAGTATCTGATTACAGGGACTGCCCCAGACCCTCCTGGTGGTGTCCTCCTGGTGGTGTCGACTAATACAAAGCATATGTAATTTAGGCTTTTTTTAATCCCGagaattccaaaatcaaaatCCTATCTTGTCCCAAGGATTTTGGATAACAGAGTGAGGTCCTGAAACCCAATGTTGCCTATTTTGTTTGCTAAAATGGAGGCCTGGTCCTGTTAACCCAGTGCAAGTGCACTGCCAAGGCTTTGTGCTTACCAGCGACCTTCTGTGTCTGCTTCTCTCTAGTATGTTGGAAGATTTCTCTCATGAATTGGAGAGCACTCAGTCCCGGCTGGACAATGTGATGAAGAAACTTGCAAAAGTATCTCATATGACCAGTGGTATGTATGGCGTTTAAAGCTTAAGCATTTGTACTTAATTCTAGAACTCTGTCTTGGGGGTGTTGTCTCATAGTTATGCCCATCCAgatctctttcttattttttacagatccctttctcttttttttgagacagagtctcactctttcacccaggctggagtgcagtggtgccatctcagctaactgcaacctccactgcctcctgggttcaagcgattctcatgccttgacctctcgagtagctgggattacaggtgcgtgccaccacacccagctaatttttgtatttttagtagagacagggtttcaccatgttggctaggctagtctcgaactcctgacctcaggtgatccgcccgcgtcagcttcccaaaatgctgagattacaggtgtgagccaccgtgcctagctgatCCCTTTCTTatggcacaatttttttttttttttttgtgatgccTTACAATCAGAGAATGGAAGACTTGTATGTGCAGTCTTTATCTTCTCCTTGTAGCTTTAACTTGAGAAAAGTTAAGGCTTTGTGATCCCCCaccgtgtttggtttttttcccaGTAGAgtcactttctttgttttttttttttttttttttttttgagatggagcctcactctgttgcccaggctggagtgcagtggcataatctcggctcactgcaagctctacctcccaggttcacgccattctcctgcctcagtctcccgagtagctgggactacaggcgcccgccaccacgcccagctaattttttgtatttttagtagagatggggtttcaccgtgttagccaggatggtctcgatctcctgacctcgtgatccgcccgcctcggcctcccaaagtgctgggattacaggcgtgagccaccgcgcccagcccagtagAATAACTTTCTTTGCAGTTACAAAATCCTTCTTTATTTTACTGGTTTTTTAAGATTTCCTTGCCAAAATAGGGAACTTATGTAAAACAACAGTTAAGCCAGTTACTGTTTCTCCTGAACATTCTTTCATTGATAGAAAAATACCTACTACTTCAGAATAAGATGGCATGTGTGGatctattttaaattgttatgTTTGAATCAATACTGAAATATTTCAGCAAATTTGCACCAGGATGAGGATGAAGAAACAATTTTCATAATAGTTACTGTATAAGATATGTTCCAGTGACTCTTCACAtgggaaataatatattttaaattttaaaaaatccagtatCTCTTCTTTATCTGGTGGGGGTTGCTTGGTGGAAGGAGAAACTGAGATGCTCCTTGAGGTAATCTGAATGTTCCCTGACTGTAGAGCACCTCCCTTGTGTTAGAACATGTCCTGTTTCTTGACACCTTTTCTTCTATTGGTTTCCTACTGTCAGGTACATGTTATAAGGTCTAATAGGTTAGCTTTTTGAGgcaatatttaaatacatatgcaGGTTTACTTTTCAGAAGTTTAACTCATAGGTTACGTAACAGTTCTCTGGGGCtcagtttcttatctgtaaaaataCGTTGAGTCCTACCTCTCCAGgtaattgtgaggattaaatgaaataccaGTAAAGTAGAAGTGCTTAACTGCGTTTACCATTTATTTATTGGTACTTAGtaaatgtttttaagaaattgtAAGGCAACAGAAATTGTAATGGCCCCAAGGCGCAATGGACCTATTGCATCCAAAACAAAGAGAAGCTCCTATCTAgagtcatttt is a window encoding:
- the STX6 gene encoding syntaxin-6 isoform X2; amino-acid sequence: MKDQMSTSSVQALAERKNRQALLGDSGSQNWSTGTTDKYGRLDLDRELQRANSHFIEEQQAQQQLIVEQQDEQLELVSGSIGVLKNMSQRIGGELEEQAVMLEDFSHELESTQSRLDNVMKKLAKVSHMTSDRRQWCAIAILFAVLLVVLILFLVL